In the genome of Mastomys coucha isolate ucsf_1 unplaced genomic scaffold, UCSF_Mcou_1 pScaffold21, whole genome shotgun sequence, the window AGGGTGAAAGATGCTCTTGTCTTCGTCGTTATAGTTTTACAGACGGTCTTCAAAACAGACCCCTCTACCTCATTCCTTAGACTTACTTTGTCCATTTGAAGTATTTCTTTAATCTttatccttccctcaactctgtCCTGACTGGGAATAAACACTAAAATGCCAAAACTTaagcaaaagaaggaaattaagcCATTTCCTTAATATGCTtgccttactttttaaaaatactactttTCAATACATGCTTGCACACAGAGGGCTTATGAACTAGTGTTCAAACCGTGCATTTGTGTCTTGGATCCCTAAGAACGTCCAACTTAAAGGTCAGAGTGTCCCTAGAGAACCCCCTGAGGGCACTGAGGCCAGCACAGCCTGGCTCTGAGAACGAAGCACTCTGTCTCTACTTCAAAGGAGACTTTGTCTGCCTGTGACATTTCTGTAACCTCATGATGATTCACTGGTGTTCCGCAGTGTGTCCAGATTGAGACATTCTTGTATGGATCACAGGACAAGAAGACCCTGGCCACCCAGCACACCATAGACACACTGTCCAAGTGAGTCATCTTACGTTTTCTCTGTATGCCAAATCCCTCCACCATTCTGAACCTGAGGCTGGTATTAGAAGGTTCTATGGGAGTTTCATTGTCTTCCCATAACTTATATAGTGAAATGTAAGAAGAGGTCCTTTGGGAAGCCAGCTATAAACAGTCCTTGCCCTAATATTCGAAAGGTATTTATTCTTTAATGATGTTGAAATAATCTGGCTTTTGTCATCCCATAGACCATCCCTGTAAGTTAGCACACCTACTGGAGAAGGAAGGCCTCTAGAGCTCTGTCGTGGGCTTTCCTCTTGTGGGTGGGTGTCAGTGTCACAACTGTACCTTAAAGACTGGCCGAATGTCTTTACTCAGCGGAAAGCCTGGCACTAGCTGGGCTGCTATTTCACAGAGTGAAATAGCCTATGAGCCTGAGAGCCTATGGCTGAAGGTCAAGTCCAGGTCAGGAAATTACAGCAGTGGCTTTCACCAGAGGCATAGATCCACCAGAAGGGATACTAAACCCTTTTAGGGCAGTGTAAGTGGGCCAACAATGCTTCCCATCAGAACTTGACAGTCTTCTTCACTCTCATCCCACGGATGACCTACCTAAGACCCGATTTGCCTCAGCTCAGTGAGCATGGCTGCAAGGCATAAAAGAGGAGAAACACTCCTTGTGTTTGATGTTCCTGTGCCATGGTTCTCATCTGTACCCCCTCCTGAGGCCTCTTCCCAGCAGCAAAGGCTGATGGGAACTGGGGTGATCTGAGGGCCCACGGTCACCcatctcctttctgtctttcaggaCCTCCGAGGCCCCCACGAAGTCAAAGCAGTCGGTGAAAGCCAAAGTAGCATTCTGCACCAGTGCCCCTCAGCACGCAATGCCAGGGAAGGGCAGGCACAGTGTAGCAGACTGACGCCCCCGTGTGCCGCCCCCAAGAAAGCTCCAAGAACGACTGGGCATTGCTTTTAGGATGCTGAACGCGCCTCTCCAGCTTGAAGGTGGAGTTTAGCAGTCACTGCAGACTTTTAAGGCTGTTTGCTTCAGAATGCAATGGCAGCGCCATGAATCTTCCGCCTCCCGATCGTGAATGCCCGGCGGGGTGATAGGGTGCTTTTGGTTATTTTCTCTCACCAAGGAGAATCTACTGTGTCACCTCTGCTGTGGCTGAAACACTCTTCCGAAGTTGGAGCTTCTCGACAGGAAAGGAGACTCACCTGATGGCAGGCAGGGCTCCTGCTCGATCCAGAGCCACATCTGGGGCAGTGAGACCCTGCACAAAGCCTCCCTTGTATGAAAGTAATAGTAACTGAGAAGAAAATACCAATAAAGAGAAACTTGTGCGAGcctcagtttgtttgtttaaaacgAAGACTGGAGCTGGCAATGCTGCTCCGGGGCAGAGCGCTTGCCTGGGCTCCATGAAGCCTGTTATGGTTTACATGGaaaatgtccctcataggctcatgtatttgaacacttggttcccactGCTGAGAGGCCTTGAGGTAAGAGTCTAGTTGAATGAACTGGGTCACTGGAGATGGGCCTTGAGGTTTCTTATTAGCATTAGTCCCATTTTTTTATCCACTCCCTGCTTTCTGATGGCAGACTCAGTGTGACTAGCTGCCCAGTGCCTCTGCCACCTGCCTTCCCCACCAAGACTCTGAAAGGCActgaggccattgtgtgaagctatAACTGGGAAGCCTGAGTTGTAATGGAGACCTCAAGATGCTGGAGATGCCAGGACCGCCCATGAGGCATCAGCTGAAGGACTTTGCAGCAGACTCGTGCTGTCCTAGGAGAGATTATGAGCTTCAGGCTGCAGAATTGTAGCAAGAGTGATACCCCAAGCTCTGTAGAGCCCAGCTGGTTCCACTGTGAGCCTCAGGTATATAGAGCTGAAGGGTCTGGTATTTGCCCTGCTGGGTTTTGATCTTTTTTTGGTCTGATCTTCCCTTTGGCCTGATTCTTCCCTTTTGGGATGGGAAAACTCACTCAGTGCTACTGATGTTGGAAGTATGAATTTCTCCTTGGACTCAATACATAAGACATTATGAAATGGCCATGGGCCTATGGAGGCAGGGCCAGAATGCTATGGTTTGATTGTGAAATGTCCCTTATACActtgtgtgtttgaatattttgtcCCAGAGTAGGGTGGACCTTGAGGAAGTAGATCAGTGGGGGTGGGCCTTCAGGTTTCATCGCCCTACCCCATATCCCGTCGAcactttgcttcctgactgtgttTGCAGTGTGACCAACCACCTCAAATTACTGCTGACCTGCCCACACTGCCATGATGGGCTATAtcccctcaaactgtaagccagaacaagcccttctttcttgtttcttgtcaAGTATTTGATCACAACCATGAAAAAGGGAACTAACCACATGGCCCTCAGTGTGACCTCCAGAactgcaaacaaataaaatggccTGGAGCCTGAAAAATGTATGTTGGTGAAGGTGCATCTCTCTGTTAATGTACTCAGTTACATTTTTCTGAACACCTAGTATATTATTAGGCCTgtgtgagaaaactgaggctgaagcagcaaaCACAACATGAATAGTCTCATCATCTCAGGCTTGTCCACACTCCAATGAGTGTTGGTACTGAGGCCCTGGTGGAATGACTGGGGAGGAGGATACTGGCTCCCCCATTCCTTGTCTCTCGTGGTCACACTGGGGAGGAGGATACTGGCTCCCCCATTCCTTGTCTCTCATGGTCACTATCCTAGGCAGGGAGAGCAACTGCTACTAGAGCTTGCGTACCCCCTACTGCCATATCCACAGTGGCCTTCATTCTTCTCAGGGGATGCCACAGGTGGGTAAGGGTGACAGAGCTAAGCAGTAAGCTTAGCTCTCTTTCTCTTATCCCATGGCTCATGCCAATGAGGCCACAGGCCATTGCTAAGAGGGCAATAGGACTGAAGTACAACCCTTTTGTGTCACATCCATTTGTTCAGAGTGACCCTTCAAGAACTAAAGGAGAAAATAAGCATGATGGTGGCGGGGCCCTCTGTCTCCTCAGGAGTGTGGCAGCTCAACAGGAAAGCCATCTTTACTTGAGCCTCTTCTCCCAGACTCAGGGCTGTGGGTGACAGCAACGTACACAACTGTTTGTGGCCACTGTAGAGTATGCTGTCTAACTGAAGATGTATTTCTAGTGggaaatgaatcttaaaaacagAGGCTGTGAAAGGCTTCCTTGCCCCTGAAATCTTACGCCTGGAGCCTTAGCCCCCAATGACATGTAGAGATAGACTGGTTGAAGGGCAGCAGCAGGGGTGGAAAGCACTGGTTGGTGGGATCAATGTCCTTATAAAGAAAAGACCCAAGAGAAAACATCTCTCTTTACTCCACGAAGACAGCAGTAAGGTGGCTGTTTACAGGCCTACCAAAAACAAATCTGTGAGCATCCTTAGCTtgtattctctgacctccaaacctCAGAAATAAGTCTGTGTGGCCGAAGCTACCCAGCGACACACAGTCAGACACTCGAGCTTCTGGGAATATAGTTTAGAATCacagaaaattattcttttccTCTGTAAATGTTAGCTCTTGCCCCAGAAAAGGTAAGTTGACCAGCGTAAAGAGTGGGTGTGCTTTATGGTTGGTTTGGGCTTCTGTCCATTTTTGTCAACTCAGCATAAGGAAGGGTCATCTGGAGAAAGGACTTtgagttgagaaaatgcctctgtcaCTTATTCTGCACGCATGTCTCAGGTGGGGGAATTTCcttgattaataattaatgtaGGTGGTACCACCCCAGGTAGCTATAAGGAATGTCCTGGAAGGTAGAAGGAAGGTGGCTGAACATGAGCCAGAGAGCAAGCCGGGTTAGCAGCACTCCTGCACAGGTGTCTGcgtcagctcctgtctccaggttcctgccctgcttgagttcctgctttgacttcccttggtgatgcACTATGACCTGTGCATGTAAGGCCAAATAAacctcttcctatggggtcgcttTTGGTCatcattttatcacagcaacagactaGTACCAATGCAATGAGTCTTAGTGATATCCTCCACTGACTACCGTTAACTCCCACAAGTGAGAAGCAATACAACtattcatgtctttatttttgttgataaGAGGCCAGATTAGAGACAGATGATAGTCACCCACTCCTTGTTTCAAGCACATATCTATTTCTATATCTTAAGATACTGAGAAATGGCCATGAGTAAACTTACAAACTGTTCTTTGAGTAACTAGTTGCCCAGCTCCAGCCCAAGACAATGCTGGTTTCAGCACTGAATAACTGTACCTTGGCACCTTCCTCCATCCTGGGTAGAATGGATGGCTGTCTCATCCTGCTGGTAAGAGTTTTCCAGGCTGTGATGACATTTACCACCAACTGTTATCCACTTGGATACAAGCCAGTTAGTGCGTGCTTCCTAGTTTGTACCTATACTGCGAAGTTCTGATCTCAGGAGGAATTGGGGAACATTTGTGACCCATCCAGTAACTCATGGCTACCACCATCAAAACATGGAGAGAAACCCAGACTGGCTTTCATTAGTGTCAGAAGAAACTACACAGAAATCGGCCAGAAAACATTCTCTTTAAGAacaatacagttttttttttcctcagattttTATTTCTACACATTCTTGTGACAGTTCTCTTTGTAGGGAATAGATTAGCAAAATAAGCTTCTTAGATAATTCTAAATAAACACTTTAACACAAACTATCAAAACAACCAGTGGAAAGCTACGAAACATTCAGTATCTTGtagtctcaacaataaaagactgGGAGAGACTCCCTGCCCTACCTCAGTGTTGATTTGACTCCAGAGTGACTGATTTCAAAAACCTCAGGGAGCTTTGGGGGTGACCTACTACAATGTCAAGGGTAAAAGCCCTACCCTAGTGAGGTGGAGACAGAGTAACCACTGACAGCTGAGGGCTCCTTCCTAGGATTGCCTGATGGGGATTCCaacttagaaatgaaaattagtattttattctaagacatttatttttcaaagtagaAGTGCCACAATATTTATAACCTGTCACACCAGTATCCACGGACAAATTCTTTAACTAAGCCCACTTAGACTCATAATAAACTCAACATTGTTACTGTGTCTTGCATTATTACACCAAGGCTGTATACCACCTCGGCCACATTCTTACAAATCACTCAGGTTTTCTgattacagtaaaaataaatcagCGCATCTCTAACAGTATTAGAGATGATGAGCCACAGCATTAACTCCTGTCTCAGTCTGGCAACCCTGAGTTCAGTTGGCAGGTGAGTAACAAAGGCTCTCCATTCAAATCTGCTTCCTTCCTGTGCTGTGAAGCAAGGCTTTTGAAAAGATCATCTTAAGCCATTCTGCATTTCTCTTTCActtagcaatgaaaaaaaaaaaaatctcactctcCTTTGCCCACCTGCTGGAACCAGAGGGGGAGATGTGCCCTGTGGAACACACAGGGAGGAAGGTCCTCCTGTACCATGCTCCTCCTCTATCTGAAGATGGCATCCCCCTAGGATCCTTCTTCCTCAGTGCCCCACAGGCAGGTTTGTGGCCTGGGCTCAAAAGCACAGCTCGGACCCATGAAAGCTGCACTGTGGAGgccccttttctttttatgtggtGTCAAATCTTCAGAGATGGGAACTTTAAAAACAATGTCCATGTGTAAAAGAATGGTTCCGAATGAGCATGCCCATTGCCCATCCTTATTAAATTCAGTGGTGCACAGCTTCAGGTCCATAATCTGTGGCCCACAAGGGTGGGGCCTTTGTCATCTGTCTGTCCTGGGGGCCTAAATCCTGGGTTGCCTAGAAAACACCTGGTTCCTTCCCCTAAGTACTACCTTTATTCAACCTAAATACCCCGCCATCACGATTTCTAGTCAAAGTGCAAAAAGTTTATGAGGTTTGTATTTGGCTGTTGCATTTTTGTCCTTAATTCTAGGAGCTCAGAAAATCCTACAGAGGAGGTTGGTATGGGGTAGAGAactggttcagtagttaagagcatggcGGTCCTTAACCCTCCAAAGGCTGcggccctttaatatagtttctcaagttgtggtgacccctcccaaccataaaatcacgccattgccacttcataactcattttgccactgttatgaatcataatgtcaaTCTCAGTGTTCTCCGGCATTCTCGGGTGATGCCTTGAAAGGGTTgaggcccacaggttgagaacccctgctctaGCAGGAGTTAAGTACTCCAGCTTAGGTCAGGACAGAACGCTGTCTGCTGCCTCACAGCCTAGCCAGGACTTGAAATGACGCTGTGAGCAATTCTCATTCTTGGTTGCCCATGCCTGTGGCCAGGGACAGCAACTCTAAATAATCAGGACAGACACGTGATCTGAAGCACCAACAACACACCACAGCTGTCTTTCCAGAAATAATTCTAAgccctctctttttttaaagttttgtacaTAGAAAGCAATTCCacttgaaaagaattttaaatctcTGATAAGTAACTTTTTCTTAAAGACATCAtctagtagttttttttttccaaacacagTCTTGCCTACTTtctactttttataatttttttttttttaagacttaggaaagagaaaaattcacCTATTTTCGTAGTTTACTGTTTGATATTAGCACATGCAAATACAACCTACCcttaaatgtattattataatCTGGTTAATGTTAAAGTGTCTTGCTATAGATAAACAGTAGAACAGATGTAAGCCACGCCTGTGACCTGGTGCAAAACTCGTAAAAACTGTCTCCACGCGTGGAGAGAAAAGTTTAGAGAAAGGAACTTTTCCAGACTGAAAAGATGAAAAGCATCTGTGAAAGTTCCAACTCAAATTCAAAATCTCCAACCTTTACAAACGAGTTCTAAAACAAACTAACTCGGCCCAGGCTTCTCTAAATAAAGGTCTAGccagcctccccctcctccctacaTTTAGTGAAGGGCTTGCATGTCGGTATTTTGAAGGCTTTGTACACTGATGTTTCCAGAGTGCCATTCAGGACAATATAGTTCCATTCATCAAAACCATCCCtcgccctcctcttcctcctcctcattgtcTAGATAGAGAAGAGCCACTTTCTTCTCATCTGAAGCCACCGACCTTTGGTCTACCATTCTCTGCAGCTGTACCGTCTTGTCAAATCCAGCCTGCTCTGTGCCTTTCTCTCCAGGGGTCTGGTGTGCATCCCCAGCGGAGGCCTGAGAACTGGTGCTGGCTACTCGCTCATCCCTACTGTGAGAAATTCTCCAGCCACCGTGGTGAGACACACTGTGAGCTTCCACTTCCGACCCTGTGTCTCGGGTCCAGCTGCGGATCGCTCTCGTGTTGCTCAGATCCATCTGAAAAGTAAATGAAGTTTCTTTGGGCCCCAGTGCAATTCGACACGGTGTGCTACCACCATCTGCTCCCCCACCCAGCCCAGGGGACACCACAGAACCATCGAGGACAAATGTTTTAGATATGGGTCCACCAGTGACAATGTATTCAGAGGGTTTCTCCTCTGTAGGACCTATTTGAATGTGCCTAAAGGATCTGCTGATGTTTGCTGTCACCTCTGCTCCTGTATCACCCACACTGCCTGGAGGAGACCCAGGAACGACCCTCTGGAATATGTTCTCTTTGTTCATGAGGATTTCTCTATCTGAGGTGAAATTGTGAGTGGCCTGGGTCATGCCTGCTGAGCCTTCCACCAGGACCGTGCCTTCTGCGTGCCTAAATTCCAGTGTCTGTGGGGCCATCTGCGTGGAAGCTTGGTGCCTCTGAGGCACCATGTCAATGCGCTGTATGGACATACTCCTCCCCTGAGACGCTTTGGCGCTCTCCGAATCCTCTTCTCCCCACCCTACCTTATCTGGGATGGGAGCTATGAACTGGATTTCTTCTATGAACCCTTCTTTGGGGCCTAACTGGACATGCCTCACAAAAGTCTGGGTACCCACTGACTCTTCAGTTGCAAAGTTACTACCAACCTGGGCTGCCCCAGAAACAGGACCCTGAAAATGAATTTCCTTCTCAGTATGAGTCTGCTCAGAGCCAGGCATCCTGCAGCTCCCTGAGATGTCAGCTTCCACAGACAGTGCTGCTGGGCCAGGCTCTTCTGTGTCTCCTGTTTTCTGCCAGGTAGGCACAGAGCCTCGGAAAATGACTTCTGCGGACATTCGGCTTTGGTGGGGACCCAGTGTAATATGCCTCACAGAGCGGCTGGCTCCCTCAGAGCTGACTGCCTCACTGACATCTCCACTTACCTCCACCACCTGTGAGGTGGGTCCTCCGTAGGACACCTGTTCTGTCCTCCACACTTCAGTGGGGCCTAGTTTAACATGCCTTACAGACTGGCTTACATCCTCCAGCACATGAGACTGTACAAAACCCGTTGGGCTGGTCACTTCCACAGTAGCTGACACTGGGCCCTGGGTGATATGCTGATGAGAGCTGTGAGAGACCAGGCCAGCATCATCCCTCTCACCAGATGGGCTATACAGCTCCCTGGTGGCCCAGCGCTTGAAGAGAATGCCACCGGCAGGCACCTCCTCTCCATGTTCCCTGTCTGGGCTTTTAGGCATTGGGCTGGAGCGCTTGGTCAAGCTCTCTCTGACCACCGACTCCACAGCCCTCTCTATTTCCCCAGCTTCATCTCTGCTTAACTCCTCCAGGTCTAACTGATCAGCATCTACAGTCTGCGAGAGGTTGACTTCAGCCATCAGGGTCACAGAACCACCAGCAGAGCTCTGGACTTTCTTCACATCCACTGAGACACTCCCTGGCTCTCCTTGACTCTGTCTGGTCAGGGCAGACAGCTCCTCCTTCATGCGCTCAGGCAAAGTCTCCTCCAGCTGCCCGATGACCTCCACCAGCTGCTGCCGGGGCTCATTGGAGAAGGCACCCTTGATGGAAGTATGGAATTCATGCGGTATTTTGATCTCTTTCTCAATGACTGTGGGTTCAGCATGGAGTTCACCACTGGCTTCTTCCTTCAAATGAGCAGAACCAACAGCTCCACCCAGGGAAGGTGCTGGGACCTCCAGGACCTTCATGTGCTTCTCTTCCCCTGGGTCACCTCTCACTTTCCTTCTCCAGGTCCCCTGCCCAATTTCATCTTGCCATGAGTACCGGATGGTGGACTCTTCCTCGATGTGGATCTGCCCatacactgagccatcatcttctTGGTCATGTCCCCCAGGGTACTCATCTGGGGTAGACACAAAATAGCTCTGCTCCCCCTCCGAGTCGCCCGCCTCCGTCACTTCTTCCACGTGAGGGATGCTTGCCTGGGGCTGGTTGGTCCTCTGATGTTGACGCATTGAGAATGCCATGTGGGTCTCTCCGTCaccatcctcttcctccacaaaCCCCTTGGGGCTGGGAGACACATCATCAACTTCTTCTACCTGAAAGGGGGTAGAAAACTCTATTTTCCCACCACCTATGTAGCTCATGGGCTCTTCCACAATCTCCACATTTACGACTTtggctctcccttcccttcctttcagaCCGAGGTTGATCATCTCTCCTATCATTGTCTCCGTGGACTTCCCTTTCAGTCCTACTTCCTTGACATCCTTGCTTAGAAGGTAGTCCAAGCCAGCTTCATCAGAAACATCAACGTCTTCTGTCAGCTTCGACTCCACGACAATTTCTGTCTTGGTTTTCCTATCGCCAGGAAACTCTTTCCTGTCCACGTAAGTGACCTTTGTGTCCGGGAAAGAGCTGGCATTCTCTTCAGCACCTGGGGACTGGGTAAACTGCTTAAGGATGGTGGTGACAATGTTTTCGGCTATGGTCTCTGTCATTGAGTCACTTTGCAGAGAGCTGGCAGTGTCCTGGGAATCCAACCGGAACTTTGCCTCTTTGGTCTCCGCCTCTCTTCTACTATGGCTGACATCCTTCCTTCCAGGGGACTGCAAGTGTACTGTTGACACCTCTGGTCTGCCGCCCCGGGATACTTCTAGACTGATGGgcacttctctttcctttatactTCTCTCCTTCAgtgcttccttctctctggccTCATCCCTCAAATGCTGACTTTCTCTCCTCCTCGCATCTCTATCTAACTTGGTcagctcttcccacctcaagtTTCTTTCCTCTGAAGCCTTCTCTTTAGAATCAAACATTTTCTCTTCCGGCCTTATTTTGATGACCCCTGACCtgtccctttcttgttctttagtGGCTTGCACGtctaatttctttcccagaatGACAGTCCTCTCATTTGACG includes:
- the Synm gene encoding synemin isoform X1, with the protein product MLSWRLQTSSEKAELQELNARLYDYVCRVRELERENLLLEEELRSRLSQEDRWAEDQALYAEEARSLRQQLDELSWSTALAEGERDALRRELLELQREGVEAGTARSRLDAELGAQRRELEEALGARAALEALLARLEAERRDLEAAHERQVRDLRARAASLTMHFRARATGPAAPPPRLREVHDSYALLVTESWRESMQLYEDEVRELEQALRRGQESRLQAEDEARLCAQEADALRNQALELEQLRARLEDELLRMREEYGMQAEERQRVIDSLEDEKEALTLAMADRLRDYQELLQVKTGLSLEVATYRALLEGESNPEILIWTENIDNIPQESRNTSYRYTNSVLQRKNEKNLFPRRETPWAAVNHSSALYSNRLGQLDSQTTTAVGSAARRGFLTSSYSSSATTSTLQQQKPLEKTLSSQGSLRPVAPTHGFLRNTDAHVKTFPHRSKVEGTGDTHTQSATESIITRESYRGRRGNVAAGAVNSTPSNERTVILGKKLDVQATKEQERDRSGVIKIRPEEKMFDSKEKASEERNLRWEELTKLDRDARRRESQHLRDEAREKEALKERSIKEREVPISLEVSRGGRPEVSTVHLQSPGRKDVSHSRREAETKEAKFRLDSQDTASSLQSDSMTETIAENIVTTILKQFTQSPGAEENASSFPDTKVTYVDRKEFPGDRKTKTEIVVESKLTEDVDVSDEAGLDYLLSKDVKEVGLKGKSTETMIGEMINLGLKGREGRAKVVNVEIVEEPMSYIGGGKIEFSTPFQVEEVDDVSPSPKGFVEEEDGDGETHMAFSMRQHQRTNQPQASIPHVEEVTEAGDSEGEQSYFVSTPDEYPGGHDQEDDGSVYGQIHIEEESTIRYSWQDEIGQGTWRRKVRGDPGEEKHMKVLEVPAPSLGGAVGSAHLKEEASGELHAEPTVIEKEIKIPHEFHTSIKGAFSNEPRQQLVEVIGQLEETLPERMKEELSALTRQSQGEPGSVSVDVKKVQSSAGGSVTLMAEVNLSQTVDADQLDLEELSRDEAGEIERAVESVVRESLTKRSSPMPKSPDREHGEEVPAGGILFKRWATRELYSPSGERDDAGLVSHSSHQHITQGPVSATVEVTSPTGFVQSHVLEDVSQSVRHVKLGPTEVWRTEQVSYGGPTSQVVEVSGDVSEAVSSEGASRSVRHITLGPHQSRMSAEVIFRGSVPTWQKTGDTEEPGPAALSVEADISGSCRMPGSEQTHTEKEIHFQGPVSGAAQVGSNFATEESVGTQTFVRHVQLGPKEGFIEEIQFIAPIPDKVGWGEEDSESAKASQGRSMSIQRIDMVPQRHQASTQMAPQTLEFRHAEGTVLVEGSAGMTQATHNFTSDREILMNKENIFQRVVPGSPPGSVGDTGAEVTANISRSFRHIQIGPTEEKPSEYIVTGGPISKTFVLDGSVVSPGLGGGADGGSTPCRIALGPKETSFTFQMDLSNTRAIRSWTRDTGSEVEAHSVSHHGGWRISHSRDERVASTSSQASAGDAHQTPGEKGTEQAGFDKTVQLQRMVDQRSVASDEKKVALLYLDNEEEEEEGEGWF
- the Synm gene encoding synemin isoform X2 produces the protein MLSWRLQTSSEKAELQELNARLYDYVCRVRELERENLLLEEELRSRLSQEDRWAEDQALYAEEARSLRQQLDELSWSTALAEGERDALRRELLELQREGVEAGTARSRLDAELGAQRRELEEALGARAALEALLARLEAERRDLEAAHERQVRDLRARAASLTMHFRARATGPAAPPPRLREVHDSYALLVTESWRESMQLYEDEVRELEQALRRGQESRLQAEDEARLCAQEADALRNQALELEQLRARLEDELLRMREEYGMQAEERQRVIDSLEDEKEALTLAMADRLRDYQELLQVKTGLSLEVATYRALLEGESNPEILIWTENIDNIPQESRNTSYRYTNSVLQRKNEKNLFPRRETPWAAVNHSSALYSNRLGQLDSQTTTAVGSAARRGFLTSSYSSSATTSTLQQQKPLEKTLSSQGSLRPVAPTHGFLRNTDAHVKTFPHRSKVEGTGDTHTQSATESIITRESYRGRRGNVAAGAVNSTPSNERTVILGKKLDVQATKEQERDRSGVIKIRPEEKMFDSKEKASEERNLRWEELTKLDRDARRRESQHLRDEAREKEALKERSIKEREVPISLEVSRGGRPEVSTVHLQSPGRKDVSHSRREAETKEAKFRLDSQDTASSLQSDSMTETIAENIVTTILKQFTQSPGAEENASSFPDTKVTYVDRKEFPGDRKTKTEIVVESKLTEDVDVSDEAGLDYLLSKDVKEVGLKGKSTETMIGEMINLGLKGREGRAKVVNVEIVEEPMSYIGGGKIEFSTPFQVEEVDDVSPSPKGFVEEEDGDGETHMAFSMRQHQRTNQPQASIPHVEEVTEAGDSEGEQSYFVSTPDEYPGGHDQEDDGSVYGQIHIEEESTIRYSWQDEIGQGTWRRKVRGDPGEEKHMKVLEVPAPSLGGAVGSAHLKEEASGELHAEPTVIEKEIKIPHEFHTSIKGAFSNEPRQQLVEVIGQLEETLPERMKEELSALTRQSQGEPGSVSVDVKKVQSSAGGSVTLMAEVNLSQTVDADQLDLEELSRDEAGEIERAVESVVRESLTKRSSPMPKSPDREHGEEVPAGGILFKRWATRELYSPSGERDDAGLVSHSSHQHITQGPVSATVEVTSPTGFVQSHVLEDVSQSVRHVKLGPTEVWRTEQVSYGGPTSQVVEMDLSNTRAIRSWTRDTGSEVEAHSVSHHGGWRISHSRDERVASTSSQASAGDAHQTPGEKGTEQAGFDKTVQLQRMVDQRSVASDEKKVALLYLDNEEEEEEGEGWF